A genome region from Panicum virgatum strain AP13 chromosome 4K, P.virgatum_v5, whole genome shotgun sequence includes the following:
- the LOC120701834 gene encoding ethylene-responsive transcription factor ERF015-like, translating to MVRPNNNAPPPPPGERRRRSYKGVRLRKWGRWVSEIRLPNSRERIWLGSYDAPEMAARAFDAAYLCLRGPGGAAGLNFPGSPPDVGRTSDPDEVYRAAVSHANRAAAADQPPPAPLAPPPLQVPTPSSDWSQLLPANLPPLFSPTYAESHAHLLPVSPTAADDVDMDGIGSVSWPGLWSFDPSGAPVTDDDHVDI from the coding sequence ATGGTGCGGCCCAATAacaacgcgccgccgccgccgccgggagagaggaggaggcgtTCGTACAAGGGCGTGCGGCTGCGTAAGTGGGGCCGATGGGTGTCGGAGATCCGCCTGCCCAACAGCCGCGAGCGGATCTGGCTCGGCTCCTACGACGCGCCGGAGATGGCGGCGCGGGCCTTCGACGCGGCGTACCTCTGCCTCCGCgggcccggcggcgcggccgggctcAACTTCCCGGGCTCCCCGCCCGACGTCGGCCGCACCAGCGACCCCGACGAGGTGTACAGGGCTGCAGTGTCCCACGCCaaccgggccgccgccgccgatcagccgccgccggccccgctaGCCCCGCCCCCGCTGCAGGTGCCGACCCCGAGCTCCGACTGGTCGCAGCTGCTGCCGGCCAACCTGCCGCCGCTCTTCTCTCCGACTTACGCGGAGAGCCATGCGCACCTCCTGCCGGtgtcgccgacggcggcggacgACGTCGACATGGACGGGATCGGAAGTGTCTCATGGCCGGGGCTCTGGAGCTTCGATCCTAGCGGGGCTCCCGTCACTGATGATGATCACGTTGACATTTGA